From the Drosophila sechellia strain sech25 chromosome X, ASM438219v1, whole genome shotgun sequence genome, the window TCCTCGCAATTTCATTGAAAACACCATTTTTCTTGCGGAAGTGCTTGCCCCACAGCCCCAACCTTTTCTTTCACCATCAGCCACCACACGCTTCTGCTTCTTTCATTCCCAAAATGAAGCATAAATCGCTTTAGCACTTTCGCATAATTTTCAATATCATACCAATAAAAAACGGCCAGGGGGGTGACGAGAGGGAGGTGTTTGGTGGCCAGGGGGCGTTGCTACGCGGGCGGGATTGAcagaaaattggaaaaaataACTCTTCCCGCTCGGAACACACGCTACAGATTGCCATTAGCACCTTGCTTACCTGTGCTCCCTACCACTCACCCCCCACCCCCCCACCACACCGCTCACCCACTGCTGTTCCACACCCCCCTCTTCAGGTGCAAGATTTATGTGCCATGTGCCGTgggtctttttttttttttttggtaagaGGGTTTCAGAAGGGATGTTAAGGGCCCGGCAATATGCTAAAAATGTGCTTTTGCATTGCAATTTTCCCCAGCCCTCGCCCGGTTTCTTCCCTGCATAGCTTATGATCATATTTTCCCCGTTTGCTATTTTTTCTGTTGTTGCTAaaagcaatcaaaactttttcATTTACAGACTCCGAGGGCAAGCAAGCCGGAATTCATTcaccatatatattttataaatttcctcGGTGTTGGAGTCAACATGGATTGGCACGGCACGGCAAACGGTGGCAGAATCATTTTCGGGCTGGGGACattgattaaataaatatcgggAAGATGTGATTTATGTTCCACATCCCCCCCATAGCCAACTTATGATGCGTCGAAAATGATTAAAGTAGTTTATATTCGACATGGCTGAGGCTTGATATTTCAAATTTCAGAGATTCAATACTTTACCCTGAGATCTCCCAATACCTAAGGTTGACAATCGATTGGCGACTGCATGGCTCAATCAAACAGTTCAAAGTAGACCTGTGACCACCGATTTCCCCATCCGGACAACTTGGCAACCTGGCAACTATCGCATCCCATCCCAATATTTCACTTCTATTTCACTAAAAACTGTGTGTTTTGCTCTTGCAGCATTGGATACCGCACTTTTTGCGATACATAAACGTGGCTGCAATTTATGCGTCCGACAGTTGCGCCACCGCAGAGCACACCCCCTCTATAAAGGTGACCCTAAGTTCCCCGTCGCCACCGCCACGCCGCCCTCTAGTAAAACGGCACCAGAAAAGCGCGGACTGCCAAACCAACTTCAAACTCGCAATATAAACACATAAATCCTGGCCACTGATACACACAGATTCCGTTGCAAGAGGGGGCCCACCAATATTCACGGGGAAGGGGTGTGTTCCCAGCGAGGGGTTTGTCTGTCCAACTTTTGCTTACCGGCCAGGctaacaaacaacaacaactttgACGCCTCTGCCCTGCCATTCCATGCACACAGTGGCGGCAACGAAAATAGCATTGCAGTTATCAGTTCAAAATCGAGGTAACAAACACTGTTTCATATATATCCCGTTattcgtagagtaaaagggtatactagattagTTGAAAAcgatgtaacaggcagaaggaagcgtctCCGACTATATAACgtttatatattcttgatgaggatcaatagccgagtcgatctagccatgtccgtctgtacGTATGAACGCCGAGATCTCACGGATTATAAAAGCAAGAATGTTGAGACTAAGCAAGCAGCTTCTACAcacatagacgcagcgcaattTGTTTCcaatttgtaaatttctatcgattttaaAAAAGTACTTTTTGACTCAACCACTCAAACGCCCGAAAACCGCCTTTTTTCTAATTAAATTCTCCAATATTTATCGATATGCTGGGAAATTATGAACTTTCGCGTTCTCACATCTACTAgctaagtaacgggtatctgatagatACTACCTTGCTTCAAAAGCAATGTTTTTGGCGTGGGATCATTGAAGTATTACAATTTGACCCTTAAACCAGATCTAGAGAAAGATGGagaacataatttaaaactagCTAGAGATGCAGCCAATTATTATTCCTAGTTGGTTATTATAACAGTTGGATAACAGCCATAGACTACCACACTATACCAGTAATTTTCAGCTTCGTTTTATCTGGTAACACTTGCAAACGTCAAATTTTGGACAATCATCCGGAAAAACAACAGGAAAGGAAACACTTTGAACATTTTAGACAATCATTCAACAGAGTGAAAATAAAGTCAAAAGATATAATGTCTGGAAGTGATATTGCGGGAATTGAACTCACCAGTGGACCGACCGGTCTGAAGAGCAGGATCCTTGTGAGAAACCTACCGATTTGCACCCGCCAGGAGCTGGCTTACCTCTGCTTGCCCTTCGGCGAAATCCTTGGCTCGCTGGTCGACAATGACCATGGGTTTATCCAGTTTGCTAGGGAGAGCGAGGCCAAGCTCGCCATAGAGGCGCTCGACCATACTACCTTCAAATCGAAGGTTATCCTTGTTTCGAGCGCCAGCTTTCGTTCACTCATGGCCATTTCCTTAGGCCATGCTCCCCCGGCGCCGATGATGATCGAGTGGTCTGATGAGGATGACGTCGATGAGGACGATGATGACTCGGAAAGCGATGACGAAGATGGCCATGTCTACACGCAAATGCATTATGCAGATTTTCTATGAGCACTCTCAATAAAGTGTATTACAGCTTAATACAGCCCGTTCTTTTCCATTATTACTATTCTAGATtcgtttaaaaatatgtaacaAGTAGAAAATACTTTCTTTCCGACTTTCGTCAAtcgccgagtcgatctggccaaagacactagaataacaagatgcgcaATGCCATAcgaatttttggcacacgatttttcgccgtggctctagaggtggctccaggctctctcgaatttttgttcgagagcgagagagcggagtgaacagctcttttctacgcatacagtgatagcagacaactgtatgtgtgcacacgtatgctctcatgcattgcaaatttgacaaaatatgcccttcaccttagaagttcctTGACTTTAAAtccatattatttttaatcaattggcaccatgtgaaaaattcttgttttgcattgccttaacgttattattattcaaatatagcttagaaatagtaatagccgaatctatgtacataatataccaAAATAAGTTTcacaaatgactttatattagaatatttgtcattagagtattcagcttgcgacgtgagaaaaattaataaggcaatgattgttgagtgcttgtgtcagcacttcgtgcctcaaaatatgacttttgcaataaatagttttcatatttttatttattttataaatttttattttctactacgtattatttttatgaaatatttatttttcaatgtaatgcctttttttttggataatttttgtttaatttcctttgtatttgctttaattatttagtatatttattaagtcataTGACTTAATATGGTGGATCTAAAAgatccatttttattattttaaatgcgcattatattcagttttttttcagtttcatatatattttttgtgtctatcgaatttgatttttttgaaAAGCTCGCACTTTTGGGTGGGCAGAAAAAAGTCTAataaatataggaccccattacaattgtaatggcctcCTCGTGGTGTTTCCTGGGtaccgaatattacatatattacacataattaattaacataacataatataaataaaatataaatatgtaaaaaatatattatgtaaatataaaaactttaaaattataatagtcagggcgtgaatttttaattattattttatatcatcataatgctacgaaattggccacaactccaaatatgtaaattcgtttcttcgatcagaattgatttcggcccgaaaatcgtcgaACATTTCGCGGCATCTGTACACCCACCCATCGAATTTCACGAAAGCGGTCGttcaacaaaaatattattgcGGAGTCCTCCGCCCAGCAAAAAAGTTACACCGTTTGGCTTCAACTTTGGAGGGCGGAAATGCGAAGCTGGACCAAAGTTGAATTATTGCAAGCATGGGAGGATATGAGTGGGAGGGGCAAAGCAGTATAAGGGCTGCTGCACGTGGATTACGGAGTGCCTAAAATGGCCGCGATGAACAGACAACAAGCTGTTTGCACTTGGACGGCTTGAGTTCGCCGTTGGGGCAAAGGGTTCTAGTGGAGTTTCAGCTCTCAGGGGGAAGGGCGTGGCACGGGGGGCTTACCTAGTCCAATGATGGAATGCTACTAAGTCCAGCTGATAAGGCTGAATGATGTACGATGAGTCGCGTCGGAGTGGGCGGTATGCAGAACATACTGTACAAAAATATTCGAGTATAGTGATCAAGTGATTAGAAAAAAATGTAGCTCGAGATAAATCATTTAACTTTGTTGGCACAAAGCAAACTATTTCTCTTTAAAATCCGATTAATTACCttattaaaagttttcaatgAACGGCTCTTTAGGCTTGATAGATTACTTAACCTTCGATCTAACCTTAACAGATCTATGGCATGTAATCCGACTCATAATCTTTCCTCTGGGTTAATTTTTAGGCCTCTTCTCTCCTGAAGGTCTTCCGCTCGCTCACTGAGCTCCTCATTTGTCCCCCTGTGGCCTACCTATGATGGCGCGACCTCCATTAGCCAGGTTTACCTAAGAGGTGAGAGGTCGGAGCTCCCAACTCTGTTCCCCCTTTCCCCGAACTAAGAGCTGCTGCCAGCCAAGAAGAGACATAATACCTATATCGATGTGCATTTGGCGACTAGTCCGCGAGTCCAGCCAAACCGTTTGCTGTTGGCAGCACTAAATCAATGTTGGGATTGCACATTGTTAAACGGGGCAGCGGAAGGGAGCTCGGTTTTCccaaagcggcaagaaacGGGGGAAAACCCAGCAGCCAGCGGCAAAAGCCGGGGGCGAATTTCCGACCGAAAATGTAATTGACGCGCTCCACTTTGAAGCCATCGATTGCTCGCAGTGTTGAAAAGGAGGAGTACGCTTGTATCTGGCTTTTGGATAcgtttttttaaataagttaaaGAGGAAGTGATATATTAGAATATATACGGCAGGAGTAACTCTTACCATTTTCACTTTAAATGTTGATAATCGGCTTGCGCCATTACTTTCTGGTTCACCAGCAATGAGGCAGTATATGGCTATACTGCAATGTTGCATTGTTGCAGAGTAACAGAGTTGCAGGGTTGCATATTGGAAATGGCTCAAGTGTCGCGGGTGTTGTGCCCGGAGGAAAAACAACTGAACTGCGGTAACAAGTGGGGCACAACAGCAGGCACTTAGATTCGGCAAGATGATGTTGATGAAGATTATGTCATTGAATAATTGCCCTATTTAGACACCTACaacatataaaattatatttaacacTGCATCTGGAGCAGAAGAGTCCCCATGTATGGGGTCAACGGCGTGCCAGGTCGTTCTGTGCTCCCCTAATTGATGGGCTTTCCCGTCCGAGCGGAACACAAAGGAGGAGCAGCCGAATCGGAAATAGAGAAAACAACCCTCCGATGGAAGAGATTCCCCAAACCACTCACTCCTAGTCTCCTTCTTCATGGGACTTATTTAATGCTTCAAtgctgatgatggtgatgaagGAGAAAAGAGGAAAGGCGGCGGTGCAAAGGGTCACGTATTTAAAAATGcacataattaaaatttatgagTGGGTATTAAATAAAGACATAACCCACCAACCTCTCCTCGACCTCCCGCAACGGGGGAGCAAATGCAGtacaatcaaattaaatacCTGTAAAACGTGGAATAGGACGGTCCAGGAGGTCACTGAGCTAGGGTCCCGAACCAAGCCGAACTGAactcaaatgaaatgaaattgtaATGGCAATTCGCTGgcgaaaaaatacaacaaaaacaagatgGAAGGAAAATTCTAGAAAAGAACACACTGCCGTGAATTGGAAGGAAGAAAGTTTTTAGGACTGGCACAATGGGCGGAAAAGGTTGGTCcgatgtaaatatttaaaaaaacacGCATCCACGACGCACAGTGTAAATCATATTTTGGTCTACGAGTGTAAGTCATCATTGAGTAGATGTCTCAAAAGGAAGTGTCAAGAAGTGAGAACTAGGTTTTAAGCTCATACACATGTATAAGTAGCTGAAAACTGGGCTACATTAGCCCACCGTGCGGACTCATCTTCGGTCGACCCCCCTCTCATTTGCCAGGACATCGCTGCACGTCGCACAAGGTCAAAGTAATTACAAGTAAACAAAGTTAGGGGCAAGCCAAGGCTCTTGTTGTCCTCCGCCTGGCGGATGGCAcgaaaaaaagtggaaaaaaaggaagaaaaacgtTTGACTAAGGAAAACTGTGAAGCaaatggatgtggatgggaAACCTTATTAAGACGTGTATTAAGTGTCGGACAGCTGACAGCTGGAAAGAAAACGGAAAAACAAAAGGCGGAGAAGGATAGTGGATAGTGGATAGTGGAAGGCAGGAGCGGAGCGTTGGAGCATAAAACTTATTTTCCCGGGCGCTTATTGAGACTATGGTATAGTGGCTCCAAAGAGCGGACAACAAGGCGATCCTCGTCCTTCTGTGGCTGATGAGAATCTCAGCTCCGAAATACCAAGTCGAGTTTCCCGAAACCAATCCAAATGAGGCTGTAAGACCAATCAAGTTGGCGTAATCCTGAGGATAAAAACGTAAAGGACTcgcaataaaatgcaaaataatcaGCTATTGGGAGGCACACGCCTCCGATTCAGCCCGTCTCCGTGGGTGACAGTGAAAAATCGGTGATCAATCGACGAGCGTTTCCCATTTCCACCCGTTTCCTCTGCTGCTGTCATAAATAACGCGAGCTTAAAGCATTATAAACCGCATCTGCATTGGGACAATTCCGTCGAAGACCCACCATTGCATTTCATTGCATTTTTAAGCCTGCGAAATCACTTAAATTTTCgaccttcttttttttcttgttaattttttatggctttttcCATTGCGCTCGTTGGCTCTCGGCTCTCGGCAAAAATAAACTTCGAATGAATTTATGCATACGAGTGAGTTTTGCAGAGCGGAAATTTGTTGCAGTTGCCACCGCCGCAAGTTGAGCCAttcccagttcccagttccACCGAAATGGAGATAAATGGAGTAAGGAGGGGGTGGGGTGTAGGTGGCAAAAAACGGGGAAACGGCAAACAATGAAATGcattgaaaattgaaa encodes:
- the LOC6615945 gene encoding uncharacterized protein LOC6615945; translation: MSGSDIAGIELTSGPTGLKSRILVRNLPICTRQELAYLCLPFGEILGSLVDNDHGFIQFARESEAKLAIEALDHTTFKSKVILVSSASFRSLMAISLGHAPPAPMMIEWSDEDDVDEDDDDSESDDEDGHVYTQMHYADFL